The following are from one region of the Achromobacter xylosoxidans genome:
- the paaX gene encoding phenylacetic acid degradation operon negative regulatory protein PaaX translates to MANPQSPLDRFLSRLIKNDPPRAKSLCVSLLGDALAPHGGAIWLGDLIELLAPLGINERLLRTSVFRLVAQNWLQSERHGRRSLYLISEQGLRHTAHASQRIYVGPPQEWNGEWTLVALPRTGNGLAERAELRRELVWEGFGMIAPGLFAHPHTEASAAHDILEKLGIPDRALVLSARDLAGAGGLPIASLASQCWNLDELAEQYRQFAKNFGPLEKLLETPPAPAEAFIVRVMLLHSWRRIVLHDPQLPGPMLPDDWPGNAAREICGRIYWQVFDASEAHLDALAGRDNERYAPLAADIASRFGGKPA, encoded by the coding sequence ATGGCAAACCCTCAGTCGCCCCTGGACCGCTTTCTGTCACGCCTGATCAAGAACGATCCGCCGCGCGCAAAATCGCTCTGCGTCAGCCTGCTCGGGGACGCATTGGCGCCGCACGGCGGCGCCATCTGGCTGGGCGACCTGATCGAGCTGCTGGCCCCGCTAGGCATCAATGAACGCCTGCTGCGCACCAGCGTGTTCCGCCTGGTGGCGCAGAACTGGCTGCAATCCGAACGCCACGGACGGCGCAGCCTCTACCTGATTTCCGAGCAGGGCCTGCGCCACACCGCGCATGCCTCCCAGCGCATCTATGTCGGCCCGCCCCAGGAATGGAACGGCGAGTGGACGCTGGTCGCCCTGCCGCGCACCGGCAACGGGCTGGCCGAGCGCGCCGAGTTGCGCCGGGAGCTGGTCTGGGAGGGCTTCGGCATGATCGCGCCCGGGCTGTTTGCCCACCCGCACACCGAGGCGAGCGCCGCGCACGACATCCTGGAAAAGCTGGGCATCCCCGACCGCGCCCTGGTGCTGTCGGCGCGCGACCTGGCCGGCGCCGGCGGTCTGCCGATAGCCAGCCTGGCCTCGCAATGCTGGAACCTGGACGAGCTGGCCGAGCAGTACCGCCAGTTCGCCAAGAATTTCGGTCCGCTGGAAAAGCTGCTGGAAACCCCGCCCGCGCCTGCCGAGGCGTTCATCGTGCGCGTCATGCTGCTGCACAGCTGGCGCCGGATCGTGCTGCACGATCCGCAACTGCCGGGTCCCATGCTGCCCGACGACTGGCCCGGCAATGCTGCCCGCGAGATCTGCGGCCGCATCTACTGGCAGGTGTTCGACGCGTCGGAAGCGCATCTGGATGCGCTGGCCGGCCGCGACAACGAGCGCTACGCGCCGCTGGCAGCCGACATCGCCTCGCGCTTCGGCGGCAAGCCCGCGTAA
- a CDS encoding NAD(P)H-hydrate epimerase: MPFSYSVASIRDAERQALAAGRSLMPLAGAAAARYAAARIRPGTVVLALAGPGNNGGDALEAAAGLRAMGHDVRVLLPSGAQRLPPDAARAYAGWQAAGGETWSALQPGFVPELVIDGLFGIGLNRPLGADWQALVDTVNAWNVPVLALDVPSGIDADSGEALGRPIRARWTLSFIGRARGLELPGPGRDACGVSAVDTLGVTIAPAA; the protein is encoded by the coding sequence ATGCCATTCTCATACTCAGTCGCCAGCATCCGCGACGCCGAACGCCAGGCCCTGGCCGCCGGCAGAAGCTTGATGCCCCTGGCGGGGGCGGCCGCGGCCCGTTACGCGGCAGCGCGGATCCGGCCGGGGACGGTGGTGTTGGCGCTGGCGGGGCCTGGAAACAATGGCGGCGATGCGCTGGAAGCCGCGGCCGGCCTGCGCGCCATGGGGCATGACGTGCGCGTGCTGCTGCCATCGGGGGCGCAGCGCCTGCCGCCCGATGCCGCCCGCGCTTATGCCGGCTGGCAGGCCGCGGGCGGTGAAACCTGGTCAGCGCTGCAGCCGGGCTTCGTGCCGGAACTGGTCATCGACGGCCTGTTCGGCATCGGCTTGAATCGCCCGCTGGGCGCGGACTGGCAGGCGCTGGTGGACACGGTCAACGCCTGGAACGTGCCGGTGCTGGCGCTGGACGTGCCCAGCGGCATCGACGCCGATAGCGGCGAGGCCCTGGGGCGGCCGATCCGGGCGCGCTGGACCCTGTCTTTCATCGGCCGGGCGAGGGGGCTGGAACTGCCGGGGCCGGGACGCGACGCCTGCGGCGTGTCGGCAGTGGACACGCTGGGCGTGACCATCGCCCCGGCGGCCTGA